Proteins encoded together in one Lathyrus oleraceus cultivar Zhongwan6 chromosome 5, CAAS_Psat_ZW6_1.0, whole genome shotgun sequence window:
- the LOC127088148 gene encoding phosphatidate phosphatase PAH2 gives MQAVGRLGSYISQGVYTVSGPFHPFGGAVDIVVVQQQDGSFKSSPWYVRFGKFQGVLKSKEKIVQINVNDVDADLQMHLDNKGEAFFLREIDAETVLIDSIESGDGDGDDLDVQSLKSKSSNFGSEDGKIVGRTNSNSRRSRILGLMFGRRSLSGEFEDAIGNKERAEIAANLLDIKWSTNLDGENNGEADHAVVVENVDGSFGVAKVEKKLSGGEVSVVEDVEESSKVRMVRCLSKQTHEVMYLAHGESGEVHVHDQVLHSPVTQGTENEEVTKNADVVEVFEFHSQARRMDSSGSEASMYDVEDVEDLTTSPKPQTNNLDVGHCSSEKVESYCVDLTTSPEPQTNNLDIGHCSSEKVESYCVTNSSGYNSQDDQGLCENNMKDKNVSSTQPTPSHSLGDCLPSEISRRSLSPSLDEENFLFGDFDESGANDQFEGSLSPKYIDKEDDTSFESGTENSRVTSSPIVIPRNEVGRHIGSLPNISSGGNSMCQHVRYPLSQSLDSTFPGKDNLECLKLDEYKEKQLPNEQADAKDCQDSDELKDTALNVPPGGTSTGNWRIWPFSLSSSVSRESLPPIPNNAKNTSFGNSSENKIFTDVNKIDSKPNLTTKIVRETTPTSEEIASLNLKEGRNIVTFTFSTAMLGKQQVDAQIYLWKWNDRIVISDVDGTITKSDVLGQFMPLVGVDWSQTGVAHLFSAVKENGYQLLFLSARSISQAYITRQFLLNLKQDGKILPEGPVVISPDGLFPSLYREVIRRVPHEFKIACLESIKALFPSDCNPFYAGFGNRDTDEISYLKVGIPLGKIFIINPRGEIVVNRSIDTKSYTSMHALVNGMFPPTGSSEQEDFNSWNFWKLPPSAIDI, from the exons atgcaagcGGTGGGGAGGTTAGGGAGCTACATTAGTCAAGGCGTATACACCGTTTCCGGACCCTTTCATCCATTCGGTGGCGCCGTCGATATCGTCGTCGTTCAACAGCAAGACGGTTCCTTCAAATCTTCGCCATGGTACGTTCGATTCGGCAAATTCCAAGGTGTTTTGAAATCAAAGGAGAAAATCGTTCAGATCAACGTGAACGACGTCGATGCTGATTTACAAATGCATCTCGATAACAAAGGGGAAGCTTTCTTTCTAAGAGAAATTGATGCGGAAACGGTTCTGATTGATTCAATTGAATCTGGTGATGGTGATGGTGATGATCTCGATGTTCAATCTTTAAAGTCTAAAAGTAGTAATTTCGGTTCTGAGGATGGGAAGATTGTAGGGAGGACTAATTCGAATTCTCGTCGTTCGCGGATACTTGGTCTTATGTTTGGGAGAAGGTCTTTGAGTGGTGAATTTGAAGATGCTATTGGGAATAAGGAACGTGCTGAGATTGCTGCTAATTTGTTGGATATTAAGTGGTCGACGAATCTTGATGGTGAGAATAATGGAGAGGCTGATCATGCTGTGGTCGTGGAGAATGTGGATGGTTCTTTTGGTGTTGCCAAGGTTGAGAAGAAATTGAGTGGAGGAGAGGTTTCTGTGGTGGAGGATGTTGAAGAGAGTTCGAAAGTTCGCATGGTTCGTTGTTTGAGTAAACAAACTCATGAGGTTATGTACCTTGCTCATGGGGAAAGTGGAGAGGTTCATGTCCATGATCAAGTCTTGCATTCACCCGTAACTCAG GGTACGGAAAATGAGGAAGTCACTAAGAATGCTGATGTAGTGGAAGTCTTTGAGTTTCATTCTCAGGCTCGGCGAATGGATTCTTCTGGTTCAGAAGCTAGTATGTACGATGTGGAGGATGTTGAAGACCTAACAACATCTCCAAAACCTCAAACCAACAATTTGGATGTAGGACATTGTTCAAGTGAGAAAGTTGAGTCCTATTGTGTAGACCTAACAACATCTCCAGAACCTCAAACAAACAACTTGGATATAGGACATTGTTCAAGTGAAAAGGTTGAGTCCTATTGTGTTACCAACTCCTCCGGTTACAACAGCCAGGATGACCAAGGATTATGTGAGAATAATATGAAGGATAAAAATGTCTCTAGCACACAACCAACTCCATCACACTCTCTTGGCGATTGTTTACCTAGTGAAATATCTAGGAGATCACTGTCCCCGAGTTTAGATGAAGAGAATTTCCTTTTTGGTGACTTTGATGAAAGTGGAGCTAATGATCAATTTGAGGGATCATTAAGTCCCAAATATATAGATAAAGAAGATGATACTTCTTTTGAGAGTGGAACTGAAAACTCAAGAGTGACTTCCTCTCCCATAGTTATCCCTAGAAACGAAGTCGGGCGGCACATTGGATCCTTGCCAAATATTTCTTCTGGTGGTAACAGTATGTGCCAACATGTTCGTTATCCTTTAAGTCAATCACTGGACTCGACATTTCCTGGCAAGGATAACTTGGAATGCTTAAAATTAGATGAGTACAAAGAAAAGCAGTTACCTAATGAGCAGGCAGATGCCAAAGATTGCCAAGATTCTGATGAACTCAAAGATACTGCTCTAAATGTTCCCCCTG GAGGTACATCAACAGGTAATTGGAGAATTTGGCCTTTCTCCTTGAGCAGTTCAGTATCTAGAGAATCTTTGCCGCCAATTCCAAATAATGCCAAAAATACTAGTTTTGGCAATTCTTCAGAGAATAAGATTTTCACAGATGTGAACAAAATTGATAGCAAACCCAATTTAACGACAAAGATAGTTAGGGAAACAACTCCAACTTCTGAAGAGATAGCATCATTGAATCTGAAGGAAGGGAGGAACATTGTAACCTTCACTTTTTCTACAGCTATGCTGGGGAAACAGCAG GTTGATGCTCAAATATATCTGTGGAAATGGAACGACCGCATAGTTATCTCGGATGTGGATGGGACAATTACAAA GTCAGATGTTCTTGGTCAGTTCATGCCTTTGGTTGGTGTTGACTGGTCACAGACAGGTGTTGCACATTTATTCTCCGCTGTCAAG GAGAATGGTTACCAACTGCTTTTTCTCAGTGCCCGTTCAATTTCTCAAGCCTATATTACACGACAATTCCTACTGAATCTTAAACAG GATGGCAAAATTTTACCCGAAGGTCCTGTTGTTATTTCCCCTGATGGACTTTTTCCCTCTCTATACCGTGAAG TTATTAGGAGGGTACCTCATGAATTCAAAATTGCATGCTTAGAG AGTATCAAGGCTCTTTTTCCTTCTGATTGCAATCCGTTCTACGCTGGTTTTGGAAATAGGGATACTGACGAAATCAGTTACCTCAAGGTTGGAATCCCTTTAGGGAAGATCTTCATTATAAATCCCAGG GGTGAGATAGTTGTGAACCGAAGTATTGACACAAAATCATATACTTCTATGCACGCCCTTGTGAACGGAATGTTCCCCCCAACGGGCTCGTCTGAGCAG GAGGATTTTAATTCATGGAATTTCTGGAAGCTACCCCCTTCTGCAATTGATATTTGA